Proteins encoded together in one Planctomyces sp. SH-PL14 window:
- a CDS encoding family 16 glycoside hydrolase — protein MRLLVAVMALWMALPNVGAGADDGFVDLFNGKDLTGWEGDPTLWSVEDGAITGKTDGKLPYNKFLIWKDGTLTDFEVRLVFRLEGDNNSGVQYRSARLKDAGEYVVGGYQADIHANPPYTGMLYDERGRGILAERGQKVVVGADGKREITKLEGTVEAVDLTKWNELTIIGRGNHIVHKLNGQVAVDITDNQEKDRELEGVLALQVHAGPAMKAQFKSVKLKNLKPGKGAAAKPNAANVRRLAGMTQPKWIWDAKREGDNGKVTERVFFRKEFNQQGGIPSARLYVAADNKITVWIDGEKVLEHDGWTEAGSKDVTELFNKERPGGKHLIAIEGRNTGDDNPAGLFLSLAFESGWRDAWNIGTDDTWQATTKETSGWEQPDFKPEGWGKAVAIADLEGGPWKLTPEKLYAAAGLKMPTATPIDALKVAKGFQAELLYSVPKDKQGSWVNICTDPKGRLIVSDQYGGLYRVVVPPLGTTEGLTIEKIPVDLGEAQGLLWAFDSLYVMVNKGGKYTSGFYRVRDTNGDDQLDTVEFLRELTGGGEHGPHAILLAPDGQSLYVICGNQVKFTEVVGSRVPRIWDEDQLLPRIYGRGFMKGVAPPAGNIYKVTPDGKDWELITSGFRNQYDAAFNRAGELFTFDADMEWDMNCPWYRPTRVCHVLSGVDYGWRNGSAKWPVYYADTVPPVINIGPGSPTGVTFGYGAKFPAKYQNAFFISDWSYGKLYAVHLEPKGATYVATSEEFITGTPLPLTDVIVRPQDGAMYFAIGGRKVQSGLYRVTYTGPESTEPVTDVTPPAPEVAIRKSLEAFHGKVDPAAIDAAWKSLSHPDRVIRAAARTAIESQPVAAWQEKALAETNPQASLTALVGLVRMFPRVFKPEGPELDTPPPAYPVENLTLNPLLPKVLEALGRLDWSKLSYEQKMELCRAYTLALYRLGPVDEATRTGVTAKLDSLYPAQGRELNVMLTEMLVYLQSPTVAEKGTKLLAVAPTQEEQIDLARSLRFLTAGWTMELRKSYMEWFVKGLAYKGGANFAQFMQELKGDAVARIPEDQKKELAAIIEAVPPAQTTPISVTPRPFVKEWKMEEVAPLVEGKLTGRDFDKGRALFAAANCFGCHRFSDEGGSVGPDLTGLAGRFSRRDILESVMEPSKVISDQYAAVQIVTLDGKVVVGRIMNLAGDVLQINTNMLDPSAITPVDRKTIDEMEISKTSMMPTGLLNSCNEEELLDLMAYLLSRGDRAAPFFRK, from the coding sequence ATGCGGTTGCTGGTCGCAGTGATGGCGCTGTGGATGGCCCTCCCCAACGTGGGAGCCGGGGCCGATGACGGATTCGTGGACCTCTTCAACGGCAAGGACCTCACCGGCTGGGAAGGAGACCCCACCCTCTGGTCCGTCGAAGACGGAGCGATCACCGGCAAGACCGATGGCAAACTCCCCTACAACAAATTCCTGATCTGGAAAGACGGCACGCTGACGGACTTCGAGGTCCGGCTCGTCTTCCGGCTCGAAGGAGACAACAACTCCGGCGTCCAGTACCGCAGCGCCCGCCTCAAGGACGCCGGAGAATACGTCGTCGGAGGCTATCAGGCGGACATCCACGCCAATCCCCCCTACACCGGCATGCTCTACGACGAGCGGGGCCGCGGGATCCTCGCCGAACGGGGCCAGAAGGTCGTCGTCGGAGCGGACGGCAAGCGGGAGATCACAAAACTCGAAGGGACCGTCGAAGCGGTCGACCTGACGAAGTGGAACGAGCTGACGATCATCGGCCGCGGGAACCACATCGTTCACAAGCTGAACGGACAGGTCGCGGTCGACATCACGGACAACCAGGAGAAGGACCGCGAGCTGGAAGGGGTCCTCGCCCTGCAGGTCCACGCCGGACCGGCCATGAAGGCTCAATTCAAGTCGGTCAAGCTGAAGAATCTCAAGCCAGGCAAGGGGGCGGCGGCGAAGCCGAACGCCGCCAACGTGCGGCGGCTCGCCGGCATGACCCAGCCCAAATGGATCTGGGACGCCAAGCGCGAAGGGGACAACGGCAAGGTCACCGAGCGGGTTTTCTTCCGCAAGGAGTTCAACCAGCAGGGGGGGATCCCCTCGGCCCGGCTGTATGTCGCGGCAGACAACAAGATCACGGTCTGGATCGACGGCGAGAAGGTCCTCGAACATGACGGATGGACGGAGGCCGGTTCCAAGGACGTGACGGAGCTGTTCAACAAGGAACGCCCCGGCGGCAAGCACCTCATCGCCATCGAAGGCCGCAACACCGGGGACGACAATCCCGCCGGCCTCTTCCTGAGCCTGGCGTTCGAATCGGGCTGGCGCGACGCCTGGAACATCGGGACCGACGACACCTGGCAGGCGACAACCAAGGAAACCTCCGGCTGGGAACAGCCGGACTTCAAGCCCGAAGGTTGGGGTAAGGCGGTCGCGATCGCGGACCTCGAAGGGGGACCGTGGAAGCTGACCCCGGAGAAGCTGTACGCCGCGGCCGGACTCAAGATGCCGACTGCCACTCCGATCGACGCACTGAAAGTGGCCAAGGGATTTCAGGCCGAGCTCCTCTACTCGGTCCCGAAGGACAAGCAGGGCTCGTGGGTCAACATCTGCACCGATCCCAAGGGACGGCTGATCGTCAGCGACCAGTACGGCGGTCTGTACCGTGTCGTCGTTCCGCCGCTCGGCACGACTGAAGGGCTGACTATCGAGAAGATCCCGGTCGATCTCGGCGAGGCCCAGGGACTCCTGTGGGCCTTCGACAGCCTGTACGTGATGGTCAACAAGGGGGGTAAATACACGAGCGGCTTCTACCGCGTCCGGGACACGAACGGCGATGACCAGCTCGACACCGTGGAGTTCCTCCGCGAGCTGACCGGCGGCGGCGAGCACGGCCCGCACGCCATCCTCCTCGCTCCGGACGGACAGTCGCTCTACGTCATCTGCGGCAACCAGGTGAAGTTCACCGAGGTCGTCGGATCCCGCGTCCCGCGGATCTGGGACGAAGACCAGCTCCTCCCGCGGATCTACGGCCGCGGTTTCATGAAGGGGGTCGCGCCCCCGGCCGGGAACATCTACAAGGTGACGCCGGACGGCAAGGACTGGGAGCTGATTACCTCGGGCTTCCGCAACCAGTACGACGCGGCGTTCAACCGCGCCGGTGAGCTGTTCACGTTCGACGCCGACATGGAATGGGACATGAACTGTCCCTGGTACCGTCCGACCCGCGTCTGCCACGTCCTGAGCGGCGTCGACTACGGCTGGCGGAACGGCAGCGCCAAGTGGCCGGTCTACTACGCCGACACCGTGCCGCCGGTCATCAACATCGGCCCGGGCTCGCCGACCGGCGTGACCTTCGGCTACGGCGCCAAGTTCCCGGCCAAGTACCAGAACGCGTTCTTCATCTCCGACTGGAGCTACGGCAAGCTCTACGCCGTTCACCTCGAGCCGAAGGGGGCGACCTACGTCGCCACGAGCGAGGAGTTCATCACCGGAACCCCGCTGCCGCTCACCGACGTCATCGTCCGGCCGCAGGACGGGGCGATGTACTTTGCGATCGGCGGACGGAAGGTCCAGTCGGGCCTCTACCGCGTGACCTATACCGGCCCGGAATCGACCGAGCCGGTGACCGACGTCACGCCGCCCGCTCCGGAAGTCGCCATTCGGAAGTCGCTGGAGGCGTTCCACGGCAAGGTCGATCCGGCGGCCATCGACGCCGCCTGGAAGTCGCTTAGCCATCCCGACCGCGTGATTCGCGCGGCGGCCCGAACGGCGATTGAAAGCCAGCCGGTTGCGGCCTGGCAGGAGAAGGCGCTCGCGGAGACGAATCCGCAGGCGTCGCTGACGGCGCTCGTGGGACTGGTCCGGATGTTCCCCCGCGTCTTCAAGCCGGAGGGACCGGAACTCGATACGCCGCCGCCGGCCTATCCCGTCGAGAACCTGACCCTCAATCCGCTGCTGCCGAAGGTCCTCGAAGCGCTCGGCCGGCTCGACTGGAGCAAGCTCTCCTATGAGCAGAAGATGGAGCTCTGCCGGGCCTACACGCTCGCTCTTTATCGCCTGGGGCCGGTCGACGAAGCGACCCGGACCGGCGTCACGGCCAAGCTCGATTCGCTCTATCCCGCCCAGGGACGTGAGCTGAACGTCATGCTGACCGAGATGCTGGTGTACCTGCAGTCGCCGACCGTCGCCGAGAAGGGGACGAAGCTCCTCGCCGTCGCTCCGACGCAGGAGGAGCAGATTGACCTCGCCCGCTCGCTGCGGTTCCTGACGGCGGGCTGGACGATGGAGTTGCGGAAGTCCTACATGGAGTGGTTCGTGAAGGGGCTCGCCTACAAGGGGGGAGCCAACTTTGCCCAGTTCATGCAGGAGCTGAAGGGGGACGCCGTCGCGCGGATTCCCGAGGATCAGAAGAAGGAACTCGCGGCGATCATCGAAGCGGTGCCGCCGGCTCAGACGACTCCGATCTCCGTCACTCCCCGGCCGTTCGTGAAGGAATGGAAGATGGAGGAAGTGGCTCCGCTTGTCGAAGGGAAGCTCACGGGGCGGGACTTTGACAAGGGCCGGGCCCTGTTTGCGGCGGCCAACTGCTTCGGCTGCCACCGCTTCTCCGACGAAGGGGGCTCGGTCGGTCCGGACCTGACGGGCTTGGCGGGGCGGTTCAGCCGCCGCGACATCCTGGAGTCGGTCATGGAGCCGAGCAAGGTGATCAGCGACCAGTACGCGGCGGTTCAGATCGTGACCCTGGACGGCAAGGTGGTCGTTGGCCGGATCATGAACCTGGCGGGGGACGTGTTGCAGATCAACACGAACATGCTGGATCCGAGTGCGATCACGCCGGTGGACCGGAAGACGATCGACGAGATGGAGATCTCGAAGACGTCGATGATGCCGACGGGTCTGCTCAACTCCTGTAATGAGGAGGAGCTTCTCGATTTGATGGCGTACCTGCTGTCGCGTGGGGACCGTGCGGCGCCGTTCTTCCGGAAGTGA
- a CDS encoding 2,3-bisphosphoglycerate-independent phosphoglycerate mutase has product MYDVHDLTRQLQKSNDSKIVMLVGDGLGGLPLEPGGKTELETASTPNLDAVARRGTLGQTIPVLPGITPGSGPGHLGLFGYDPLKYQIGRGVLEALGIDFELGPNDVAIRGNFCTIDDAGLITDRRAGRISSEQAAPICEKLHNGVKIPGVEVFVKHVKEYRLVICFRAPGLEGEVHDTDPQKTGVKALDPVAKAPGSQRTAEIAKEFLRQAKEILKDCSPANFLTMRGIDKKPPIPTFEEVYGLKAGALAVYPMYRGLARLVSMDILDAGQTLDDQCEQLKKSWNDYDFFFIHFKYTDSSGEDGDFKKKVAKTEELDTAIPKIMALNPTVLIVTGDHSTPSKMKSHSWHPVPTMIVADTCRFDGSTSFGESECRKGGLGTFEAKYLMPMALAHAGRLEKFGA; this is encoded by the coding sequence ATGTACGACGTTCACGATCTGACCCGCCAGCTTCAGAAATCCAATGACTCCAAGATCGTGATGCTCGTGGGCGATGGTCTCGGGGGCCTGCCGCTCGAACCGGGCGGAAAGACCGAACTCGAAACGGCCAGCACGCCGAATCTCGACGCCGTCGCCCGCCGCGGAACGCTCGGCCAGACCATTCCGGTCCTGCCGGGAATCACCCCCGGCAGTGGTCCGGGACACCTCGGCCTCTTCGGGTATGACCCGCTCAAGTACCAGATCGGCCGCGGGGTGCTGGAAGCCCTCGGCATCGATTTCGAGCTCGGCCCGAACGACGTCGCGATCCGCGGCAACTTCTGCACGATCGACGACGCCGGCCTCATCACCGACCGCCGCGCCGGCCGGATCAGCAGCGAGCAGGCCGCTCCGATCTGCGAAAAGCTGCACAACGGCGTGAAGATTCCGGGCGTGGAAGTCTTCGTGAAGCACGTCAAGGAGTACCGGCTGGTGATCTGCTTCCGGGCTCCGGGCCTGGAAGGGGAAGTCCACGACACCGACCCGCAGAAGACCGGCGTCAAGGCTCTCGATCCGGTCGCCAAGGCCCCGGGATCGCAGCGGACCGCCGAGATCGCCAAGGAATTCCTGCGGCAGGCGAAGGAGATCCTGAAGGACTGCAGCCCGGCCAACTTTCTGACGATGCGCGGGATCGACAAGAAGCCGCCGATCCCGACCTTCGAGGAGGTGTACGGCCTGAAGGCGGGGGCTCTGGCCGTTTACCCGATGTACCGCGGACTGGCCCGGCTGGTCAGCATGGACATCCTCGACGCCGGCCAGACGCTGGACGACCAGTGCGAGCAGCTCAAGAAGTCGTGGAACGACTACGACTTCTTCTTCATCCACTTCAAGTACACCGATTCGAGCGGCGAAGACGGGGACTTCAAGAAGAAGGTCGCCAAGACCGAGGAGCTCGACACGGCGATTCCGAAGATCATGGCCCTCAATCCGACGGTCCTGATCGTCACCGGCGACCACAGCACGCCGAGCAAGATGAAGTCGCACAGCTGGCATCCGGTCCCGACGATGATCGTCGCCGACACCTGCCGCTTCGATGGCTCGACGTCATTCGGCGAGTCGGAGTGCCGTAAGGGTGGGCTGGGAACCTTTGAAGCCAAGTACCTGATGCCGATGGCATTGGCTCACGCCGGACGGCTCGAAAAGTTCGGTGCCTGA
- a CDS encoding tetratricopeptide repeat protein, whose product MARAALLITALTVQAAANDRVHVQYPEKSGEVILVGEIADFVGDRLTIRLRTSGPETVSASQILHIDTYYNPAHRAGLALLDKGDVPAARAALVTALKDEHRKWVDREILAALIRCDLRTENLLAAGETFASLLDADPESRHWSTAPLVWTPVPVGVPLQSRARQWMNDPRPGMQLVAASILLLDPVYGDIARRSMEELARTPQPPVAALARAQLWRTRLGGQAIPEKELQSWRTEIEYLPAWLRAGPQYLLGRGYLSRNLPRDAVTEWLWLGTSYKDLETLSVRALTEAVEALREVASESEAEAVAAMLRREFPWAAGSVPQGNGGSQAP is encoded by the coding sequence GTGGCCCGCGCCGCCCTGCTTATCACGGCGCTGACGGTCCAGGCGGCGGCGAACGACCGGGTCCACGTCCAGTATCCGGAGAAGTCGGGCGAAGTGATCCTGGTCGGCGAGATCGCCGATTTCGTCGGCGACCGGCTGACGATCCGCCTCCGCACGAGCGGTCCTGAGACGGTCTCCGCGTCCCAGATCCTGCACATCGACACCTACTACAACCCCGCCCACCGGGCAGGGCTGGCACTGCTCGACAAAGGGGATGTCCCCGCCGCCCGGGCCGCGCTCGTGACCGCCCTCAAGGACGAACACCGCAAGTGGGTCGACCGCGAGATCCTGGCGGCGCTGATCCGCTGCGACCTGCGGACGGAAAACCTGCTCGCGGCCGGGGAGACCTTCGCCTCGCTTCTCGACGCCGACCCCGAGTCCCGGCACTGGTCGACCGCTCCTCTCGTCTGGACTCCCGTGCCGGTCGGCGTGCCGCTTCAGTCCCGGGCCCGGCAATGGATGAACGATCCCCGGCCGGGGATGCAGCTCGTCGCCGCCAGCATCCTCCTTCTCGATCCGGTCTACGGTGACATCGCCCGCCGCTCGATGGAGGAACTGGCCCGAACGCCCCAGCCCCCCGTCGCCGCCCTCGCCCGGGCCCAGCTCTGGCGGACTCGGCTGGGGGGCCAGGCGATCCCCGAGAAGGAGCTGCAGAGCTGGCGGACCGAGATCGAGTACCTCCCGGCCTGGCTGCGGGCCGGCCCCCAGTACCTCCTCGGGAGAGGCTACCTGTCGCGGAACCTTCCGCGGGACGCCGTCACGGAATGGCTGTGGCTGGGAACCTCGTACAAGGACCTCGAGACGCTCTCGGTGCGGGCCCTCACCGAAGCGGTCGAAGCCCTCCGCGAAGTGGCGTCGGAGTCCGAGGCCGAGGCGGTCGCCGCCATGCTCCGCCGAGAGTTTCCCTGGGCGGCGGGATCGGTCCCGCAGGGAAACGGGGGATCACAGGCTCCCTGA
- a CDS encoding serine protease translates to MRWWIAGLQVLSVSLVLAGSGGEALFAQGEGVRIERATTFAEDDALLDKAKAFMESKVSLDVRSARQQLRRPRAEAITLRPPSTKPLTGRGVAQAARRAFLRFGWYGFDEEGLDGFSLGAAYAITDDGVFATCHHCVDPEGITEGCLVAMTETDQILPVKAILAYDRDLDAAIVRVDLSSLGAETKIEPLAFNSDVFPGDKAYCYSDPLDAYGYFSDGIVNRFYRVPPPERKRNPVAADALVLLRLNVSTDWAPGSSGAAVLDECGNAIGHVSAIWSLSDDVPFEIAEEPDAESGTPKDSPPKGEEATPPGEKGTAEEPDAGGAEMEMPRTDEEIIHTGPVLITLHEAIPAAAIRKLVEKMNQTAGEKSGRQAGTPIPARGGKREASAGPR, encoded by the coding sequence ATGCGATGGTGGATTGCCGGTCTTCAGGTGCTGTCGGTTTCCCTGGTCCTCGCCGGATCGGGCGGGGAGGCGCTCTTCGCCCAGGGCGAAGGGGTCCGGATCGAGCGGGCGACAACGTTCGCCGAGGATGACGCCCTCCTCGACAAGGCCAAGGCGTTTATGGAGTCGAAGGTCTCGCTGGACGTCCGTTCGGCCCGCCAGCAGCTGCGGCGCCCCCGGGCCGAGGCGATCACGCTCCGCCCCCCCTCGACCAAGCCCCTGACCGGCCGGGGAGTCGCCCAGGCGGCGCGGCGGGCCTTTCTCCGGTTCGGCTGGTACGGCTTTGACGAAGAGGGGCTCGACGGGTTTTCGCTCGGAGCGGCCTACGCGATCACGGACGACGGAGTCTTCGCCACCTGCCACCACTGCGTCGATCCGGAAGGGATCACGGAGGGGTGCCTCGTCGCCATGACGGAGACCGACCAGATCCTCCCGGTGAAGGCGATCCTGGCGTACGACCGCGACCTCGACGCCGCGATTGTCCGGGTGGACCTCTCGTCGCTCGGAGCGGAAACGAAGATCGAGCCGCTGGCGTTCAACTCCGACGTCTTCCCCGGCGACAAAGCCTACTGCTATAGCGATCCGCTCGACGCCTACGGCTACTTCTCCGACGGGATCGTGAACCGCTTCTATCGCGTGCCGCCGCCGGAGCGGAAGCGGAACCCCGTCGCCGCGGATGCCCTGGTGCTGCTGCGGCTCAACGTCAGCACCGACTGGGCTCCCGGATCGAGCGGTGCGGCGGTCCTGGACGAGTGCGGAAACGCCATCGGGCACGTGTCCGCCATCTGGTCTCTGTCCGACGACGTTCCGTTCGAGATCGCGGAGGAGCCGGATGCGGAGAGCGGGACGCCGAAGGACTCGCCCCCGAAAGGGGAAGAGGCCACGCCTCCAGGAGAGAAGGGCACTGCCGAGGAGCCCGATGCGGGCGGCGCGGAGATGGAGATGCCGCGAACCGATGAGGAAATCATCCACACCGGTCCGGTGCTGATTACGCTCCACGAAGCGATCCCGGCGGCGGCGATCAGGAAGCTGGTCGAGAAGATGAACCAGACGGCGGGGGAGAAGTCCGGTCGTCAGGCCGGCACGCCAATTCCGGCGCGAGGCGGAAAGCGGGAGGCGTCAGCTGGACCGCGTTGA
- a CDS encoding vWA domain-containing protein, protein MNAPATPTRRGRIRDWLRPRERWMVVPSWLLSLLFHGTVLLVASQLAGRTPVRPDIEGNGGDGFREVGIYTGEPAGGSGNLGTGDALPAGDPAMTNAAAPAPSAEAPYVPATAPVEIPLPEVLTEGPAVIGPGTNAAPPEIASTLGNNLLRSGSGALTSGGGGGGPGGTGRPGMGTGTGDGIGSGRGGTTFIGARDEGNRFVYVIDSSGSMADFDALLAAKSELMTSLEALKEKQQFQVIFYNTKLRMLVTRDQRFPMFYGTDAQRLQVAEQLRSIEPMDGTLHFPALAEALKFHPDVIFFLTDGADPAMNARDLEELRIRNKEGAHIHCIEFGEGPVSKVNHAGNFLVKLAGQHNGKYIYRDVTQFRRKGG, encoded by the coding sequence GTGAACGCTCCAGCCACCCCCACACGACGCGGCCGGATTCGCGACTGGCTCCGGCCGCGCGAACGGTGGATGGTCGTGCCCAGCTGGCTCCTTTCCCTGCTTTTTCACGGCACCGTCCTCCTCGTCGCCTCCCAGCTCGCGGGGCGGACTCCCGTCCGTCCCGACATCGAAGGGAACGGCGGCGACGGGTTCCGCGAAGTCGGGATCTACACCGGCGAACCCGCCGGAGGCTCCGGAAACCTGGGAACCGGCGACGCGCTCCCCGCCGGCGATCCGGCAATGACAAACGCCGCCGCCCCGGCCCCCTCGGCCGAGGCGCCGTACGTCCCGGCCACCGCTCCGGTCGAAATTCCCCTTCCGGAGGTGCTCACCGAAGGCCCGGCCGTCATCGGCCCCGGGACGAACGCCGCACCCCCGGAAATCGCCTCAACGCTCGGAAACAACCTGCTCCGTTCCGGCTCCGGTGCTCTGACATCCGGCGGCGGAGGAGGCGGCCCGGGCGGAACGGGACGCCCCGGAATGGGGACCGGCACCGGAGACGGCATCGGCAGCGGCCGGGGAGGGACAACCTTCATCGGCGCCCGCGACGAAGGGAACCGCTTCGTCTACGTCATCGACAGCTCCGGCAGCATGGCGGACTTCGATGCCCTGCTCGCCGCCAAGTCGGAACTGATGACGAGCCTGGAGGCCCTGAAAGAAAAGCAGCAGTTTCAGGTCATCTTCTACAACACCAAGCTCCGGATGCTCGTGACGCGGGACCAGCGGTTTCCGATGTTCTACGGGACCGATGCCCAGCGGCTGCAGGTCGCAGAACAGCTCCGGTCGATCGAGCCGATGGACGGGACGCTGCACTTCCCCGCGCTCGCCGAAGCCCTGAAGTTCCATCCCGACGTCATCTTCTTCCTGACCGACGGCGCCGATCCGGCGATGAACGCCCGTGATCTGGAGGAGCTCAGGATCCGCAATAAGGAAGGGGCCCACATCCACTGCATCGAGTTTGGTGAAGGGCCGGTCTCCAAGGTCAATCATGCGGGCAACTTCCTGGTGAAGCTCGCTGGACAGCACAACGGCAAATACATCTACCGCGACGTCACCCAGTTCAGGAGGAAGGGGGGCTGA
- a CDS encoding signal peptidase II translates to MSTTESLSRRFRLLVLCGLLVALVGCDQATKKYAVDNWRGQPEQRYLNGYFRINYAENPGAFLSLFAGFPPQVRFWILTVGNGAVLLGFGIYLIAGKHPDKWFFTGLALVVVGGIGNLIDRIRLGGRVIDFLILGKELPLQTGVFNVADIAITTGFLMLIPLVIRGEAKAREEEATAVPATTPVAS, encoded by the coding sequence ATGTCGACAACGGAGTCCCTGTCCCGCCGGTTCCGCCTCCTGGTCCTGTGCGGACTGCTGGTGGCGCTCGTCGGATGCGATCAGGCGACCAAGAAGTACGCCGTCGACAACTGGCGCGGCCAGCCGGAGCAGCGCTACCTCAATGGCTACTTCCGCATCAACTACGCCGAGAATCCGGGCGCGTTCCTGAGCCTCTTCGCCGGGTTTCCTCCCCAGGTCCGGTTCTGGATCCTGACGGTCGGGAACGGAGCGGTCCTGCTGGGGTTCGGCATCTACCTGATCGCGGGAAAGCATCCGGACAAGTGGTTCTTCACGGGACTGGCCCTGGTGGTTGTCGGCGGCATCGGGAACCTGATCGACCGGATCCGCCTCGGCGGACGGGTCATCGACTTCCTGATCCTCGGCAAAGAGCTTCCGCTGCAGACGGGGGTCTTCAACGTGGCCGACATTGCCATCACGACCGGGTTCCTGATGCTGATCCCGCTCGTGATCCGCGGCGAGGCGAAAGCCCGCGAAGAAGAAGCGACGGCGGTCCCCGCGACCACTCCAGTCGCCTCGTGA
- a CDS encoding DUF3500 domain-containing protein has protein sequence MSANPQRPCDDCQSSFDRRSFLQSVGGTVLTGLAAQAIWAPASSALYAAPSKSSAAESAAGRLFASLNESQKKTLVFPFDHELRSKVNANWHITKPLVRDDFFTKEQRALVTEIVKNVTTPDGYERIVKQTEYDDGGIGGYSIAMFGSPDSDKFQFELTGRHLTLRADGNSVDKAAFGGPIVYGHGEEDPKENLFSYQTKQVNEVFGALDAKQAKAALLPKAPNEAAVPIQGAGKTYPGLAISELSADQRALVEKTLKTLLGPYRSEDVDEVFEILKASGGIDQLHLAFYQQGDLGDDRVWDIWRVEGPAFVWHFRGAPHVHAYVNIGTIG, from the coding sequence ATGTCCGCAAACCCGCAACGCCCCTGTGACGATTGCCAGTCGTCGTTCGACCGCCGCTCGTTTCTGCAGTCGGTCGGGGGAACCGTTCTGACCGGCCTGGCCGCGCAGGCGATCTGGGCTCCCGCCAGCTCCGCGCTCTATGCCGCTCCGTCCAAGAGCAGCGCTGCCGAATCGGCTGCCGGACGGCTCTTCGCCTCGCTCAACGAGTCGCAGAAGAAGACCCTCGTCTTCCCCTTCGACCATGAGCTCCGCAGCAAGGTCAACGCGAACTGGCACATCACGAAGCCGCTCGTCCGCGACGACTTCTTCACGAAGGAGCAGCGGGCCCTCGTGACGGAGATCGTCAAGAACGTCACGACTCCGGACGGCTACGAGCGGATCGTGAAGCAGACCGAATACGACGACGGCGGGATCGGCGGCTACAGCATCGCTATGTTCGGCTCGCCGGACTCGGACAAGTTCCAGTTCGAGCTGACCGGCCGCCACCTGACCCTCCGGGCCGACGGCAACAGCGTCGACAAGGCGGCCTTCGGCGGCCCGATCGTCTACGGCCACGGCGAGGAAGACCCCAAGGAGAACCTCTTCAGCTATCAGACGAAGCAGGTCAACGAGGTCTTCGGAGCCCTCGACGCCAAGCAGGCCAAGGCGGCGCTCCTCCCGAAAGCTCCGAACGAAGCGGCCGTCCCGATCCAGGGGGCCGGGAAGACGTACCCGGGCCTCGCCATCTCCGAGCTGTCGGCCGATCAGCGGGCCCTCGTGGAGAAGACGCTGAAGACGCTGCTCGGACCGTACCGGAGCGAAGACGTCGACGAAGTCTTCGAGATCCTGAAGGCCTCCGGCGGCATCGACCAGCTCCATCTGGCGTTCTACCAGCAGGGAGATCTCGGCGACGATCGCGTCTGGGACATCTGGCGCGTCGAAGGCCCCGCGTTCGTCTGGCACTTCCGCGGTGCCCCGCACGTTCACGCGTACGTAAACATCGGGACGATCGGGTAA